One Danio rerio strain Tuebingen ecotype United States chromosome 22, GRCz12tu, whole genome shotgun sequence genomic window carries:
- the rtca gene encoding RNA 3'-terminal phosphate cyclase, which translates to MAATTFEMDGSVMEGGGQILRVSAALSCIQGASIKINKIRAGRSTPGLRPQHLSGLELLRDMCNGNLEGATVGSSEITLTPGKIKGGNHIADTHTAGSVTLLMQVSLPCALFAQGPSELCLKGGTNAEMAPQIDYTVKVFKPIVERFGVQFDCDLRMRGYYPKGGGEVVLKVNPAKELSPINMTERGNITKIYGRAFVAGVLPFKLAKDMSTAAIRTIRKEIKDLYINIQSLQEKDKACGNGNGIIIIAESSTGCIFAGSSLGKKGVYADKVGIEAAEMLLRNIRHNGCVDEFLQDQLIIFMALANGTSRMRTGPITLHTQTAIHVAEQLTNAKFAISKAEDENANDTYIIECQGVGATNPSL; encoded by the exons ATGGCCGCAACTACGTTTGAGATGGACGGAAGTGTAATGGAAGGG GGAGGACAGATTTTAAGGGTGTCTGCGGCGCTGAGTTGCATCCAAGGGGCgtcaatcaaaataaataaaatccgaGCCGGTAGAAGCACACCGGGTCTGAG GCCTCAGCATCTGTCAGGTCTGGAGCTGCTGAGGGACATGTGCAACGGCAATCTGGAGGGAGCCACAGTGGGATCCTCCGAAATTACGCTCACTCCGGGGAAAATCAAGGGCGGGAATCACATCGCTGACACCCACACGGCTGG AAGTGTGACTCTGCTGATGCAGGTTTCGCTGCCGTGTGCCCTGTTCGCTCAGGGGCCATCAGAGCTGTGCCTGAAGGGAGGAACTAACGCTGAAATGGCACCTCAAATCGACTACACAGTGAAG GTCTTTAAACCAATCGTGGAGCGATTCGGAGTTCAGTTTGACTGCGATTTAAGAATGAG AGGTTATTATCCGAAGGGAGGTGGTGAGGTGGTGCTCAAGGTGAACCCGGCAAAGGAACTGAGTCCTATTAATATGACAGAAAGAGGGAACATCACTAAGATCTACGGCAGGGCCTTTGTGGCTGGAGTACTGCCATTCAAG CTGGCGAAGGACATGTCGACGGCAGCCATTCGCACTATCAGGAAAGAAATTAAGGATTTGTACATCAACATTCAGTCTCTGCAAGAGAAGGACAAGGCCTGCGGCAATGGCAATGGGATCAT AATAATTGCAGAATCATCCACCGGCTGCATATTTGCAGGCTCATCTCTTGGCAAAAAAG GTGTCTATGCTGATAAAGTTGGCATCGAGGCAGCAGAAATGTTGCTTAGGAACATCAGACATAATGGTTGTGTGGACGAGTTCCTGCAAGACCAG cttATTATTTTCATGGCCTTGGCAAACGGTACATCCAGAATGCGAACAGGACCAATCACTCTCCACACGCAAACGGCAATCCACGTCGCCGAACAACTGACGAAT GCAAAGTTTGCTATTAGCAAAGCGGAGGACGAAAACGCCAACGACACCTACATTATCGAGTGCCAGGGAGTGGGCGCCACCAATCCTAGCTTGTAA
- the dbt gene encoding lipoamide acyltransferase component of branched-chain alpha-keto acid dehydrogenase complex, mitochondrial (The RefSeq protein has 4 substitutions compared to this genomic sequence), whose protein sequence is MAAVITVRAPFVFMRRLVSARLHRNCCSKLPAACLVLRPHSYSLVAGRQHRYFHTSYVAARPIVQFKLSDIGEGIMEVTVKEWYVKEGDKVSQFDSICEVQSDKASVTITSRYDGVIRKLYYDVDSIALVGKPLVDIETDGGQAESPQEDVVETPAVSQEEHSPQEIKGHKTQATPAVRRLAMENNIKLSEVVGTGKDGRILKEDILNFIAKQTGAILPPAPFQEIRPQPPAAAAPLTPSAKATPPSVPIPVIPKPVFTGKDHTEPIKGFQKAMVKTMSAALKIPHFGYKDEVDLSQLVRLRSELKGLTESRGVKLSYMPFFIKAASLALLHFPILNSSLDENCTSITYKAAHNIGLAMDTSQGLLVPNVKNIQMLSVFEIAVELNRLQILGASGQLGTSDLTGGTFTLSNIGSIGGTYAKPVILPPEVAIGALGKIQVLPRFNHKDEVVKAHIMNVSWSADHRIIDGATMCRFSNLWRSYLENPASMVLDLK, encoded by the exons ATGGCGGCGGTCATTACTGTGCGGGCTCCATTCGTGTTTATGAGACGCCTG GTCTCTGCACGCCTGCACAGAAACTGCTGCTCTAAACTGCCAGCCGCTTGTCTTGTACTCAGACCTCACTCGTATTCCCTCGTTGCTGGAAGGCAGCATCGCTATTTTCACACTAGCTATG TCACAGCTCGACCAATTGTACAGTTCAAACTCTCCGACATTGGGGAAGGAATTATGGAGGTGACGGTTAAAGAATG GTATGTGAAAGAAGGCGATAAAGTCTCTCAGTTTGACAGTATCTGTGAAGTGCAGAGTGACAAAGCCTCTGTCACCATCACCAGCCGATATGACGGAGTAATCCGCAAGCTCTACTACGATGTCGATTCCATTGCCCTCGTCGGTAAACCTCTCGTGGACATCGAAACGGACGGCGGTCAGG CTGAAAGTCCTCAGGAGGACGTGGTGGAGACGCCTGCTGTGTCCCAGGAAGAGCACACGCATCAGGAAATCAAAGGACACAAGACTCAAGCCACTCCTGCGGTCAGACGCCTAGCCATGGAGAATAAT ATCAAACTAAGCGAAGTTGTCGGCACTGGAAAAGATGGACGCATTCTCAAAGAAGACATCTTGAACTTCATCGCCAAACAAACTGGGGCCATTTTACCTCCAGCACCCTTCCAGGAGATTCGTCCTCCACCTCCTGCGGCTGCAGCACCTTTAACTCCATCTGCAAAGGCAACTCCACCGAGTGTACCTATTCCTGTGATCCCTAAACCTGTGTTTACGGGCAAAGACCACACTGAACCTATTAAAG GCTTTCAGAAGGCGATGGTTAAGACCATGTCAGCAGCACTGAAGATCCCTCACTTCGGCTATAAAGATGAAGTAGATCTGAGCCAGTTGGTCCGGTTGCGCTCTGAACTCAAAGGTCTGACTGAATCACGAGGAGTGAAGCTCAGCTACATGCCCTTCTTCATCAAG GCAGCGTCACTCGCCCTTCTCCATTTTCCCATTCTCAACTCGTCTTTGGATGAAAACTGCACAAGTATCACCTATAAG GCTGCTCATAATATCGGACTGGCGATGGACACAAGTCAAGGTCTTCTGGTTCCCAATGTCAAGAACATACAGATGCTTAGTGTTTTTGAGATCGCAGTGGAGCTCAACCGCCTTCAGATATTGGGAGCATCGGGACAGTTGGGGACCTCTGACCTCACAGGGGGAACGTTCACACTCTCAAACATTGGATCA ATTGGAGGAACCTATGCAAAGCCGGTCATATTGCCGCCTGAGGTTGCTATTGGTGCTCTTGGGAAAATTCAG GTTTTACCTCGCTTTAACCACAAGGACGAGGTAGTGAAAGCACACATCATGAACGTCAGCTGGTCTGCAGACCACCGAATCATCGACGGAGCCACCATGTGTCGCTTCTCCAACCTGTGGAGATCGTACCTGGAGAACCCTGCCTCCATGGTCCTCGATCTGAAATAG
- the dbt gene encoding lipoamide acyltransferase component of branched-chain alpha-keto acid dehydrogenase complex, mitochondrial isoform X1, producing MLFIAVTARPIVQFKLSDIGEGIMEVTVKEWYVKEGDKVSQFDSICEVQSDKASVTITSRYDGVIRKLYYDVDSIALVGKPLVDIETDGGQAESPQEDVVETPAVSQEEHTHQEIKGHKTQATPAVRRLAMENNIKLSEVVGTGKDGRILKEDILNFIAKQTGAILPPAPFQEIRPPPPAAAAPLTPSAKATPPSVPIPVIPKPVFTGKDHTEPIKGFQKAMVKTMSAALKIPHFGYKDEVDLSQLVRLRSELKGLTESRGVKLSYMPFFIKAASLALLHFPILNSSLDENCTSITYKAAHNIGLAMDTSQGLLVPNVKNIQMLSVFEIAVELNRLQILGASGQLGTSDLTGGTFTLSNIGSIGGTYAKPVILPPEVAIGALGKIQVLPRFNHKDEVVKAHIMNVSWSADHRIIDGATMCRFSNLWRSYLENPASMVLDLK from the exons atgctGTTTATTGCAGTCACAGCTCGACCAATTGTACAGTTCAAACTCTCCGACATTGGGGAAGGAATTATGGAGGTGACGGTTAAAGAATG GTATGTGAAAGAAGGCGATAAAGTCTCTCAGTTTGACAGTATCTGTGAAGTGCAGAGTGACAAAGCCTCTGTCACCATCACCAGCCGATATGACGGAGTAATCCGCAAGCTCTACTACGATGTCGATTCCATTGCCCTCGTCGGTAAACCTCTCGTGGACATCGAAACGGACGGCGGTCAGG CTGAAAGTCCTCAGGAGGACGTGGTGGAGACGCCTGCTGTGTCCCAGGAAGAGCACACGCATCAGGAAATCAAAGGACACAAGACTCAAGCCACTCCTGCGGTCAGACGCCTAGCCATGGAGAATAAT ATCAAACTAAGCGAAGTTGTCGGCACTGGAAAAGATGGACGCATTCTCAAAGAAGACATCTTGAACTTCATCGCCAAACAAACTGGGGCCATTTTACCTCCAGCACCCTTCCAGGAGATTCGTCCTCCACCTCCTGCGGCTGCAGCACCTTTAACTCCATCTGCAAAGGCAACTCCACCGAGTGTACCTATTCCTGTGATCCCTAAACCTGTGTTTACGGGCAAAGACCACACTGAACCTATTAAAG GCTTTCAGAAGGCGATGGTTAAGACCATGTCAGCAGCACTGAAGATCCCTCACTTCGGCTATAAAGATGAAGTAGATCTGAGCCAGTTGGTCCGGTTGCGCTCTGAACTCAAAGGTCTGACTGAATCACGAGGAGTGAAGCTCAGCTACATGCCCTTCTTCATCAAG GCAGCGTCACTCGCCCTTCTCCATTTTCCCATTCTCAACTCGTCTTTGGATGAAAACTGCACAAGTATCACCTATAAG GCTGCTCATAATATCGGACTGGCGATGGACACAAGTCAAGGTCTTCTGGTTCCCAATGTCAAGAACATACAGATGCTTAGTGTTTTTGAGATCGCAGTGGAGCTCAACCGCCTTCAGATATTGGGAGCATCGGGACAGTTGGGGACCTCTGACCTCACAGGGGGAACGTTCACACTCTCAAACATTGGATCA ATTGGAGGAACCTATGCAAAGCCGGTCATATTGCCGCCTGAGGTTGCTATTGGTGCTCTTGGGAAAATTCAG GTTTTACCTCGCTTTAACCACAAGGACGAGGTAGTGAAAGCACACATCATGAACGTCAGCTGGTCTGCAGACCACCGAATCATCGACGGAGCCACCATGTGTCGCTTCTCCAACCTGTGGAGATCGTACCTGGAGAACCCTGCCTCCATGGTCCTCGATCTGAAATAG
- the LOC110438299 gene encoding dynein light chain Tctex-type 5-A: MQKEEKQWKGPQEKSKTTLRSKTSKEDAQRKSSTSSLNPMQKKIKEPLKKEPTSQKLAEVKAEQFIYQSVPERRFSRDRAYEIIKRIVDERLETVEYSCACAVTAKELSDCIKAAVKKLMYDRYKLVCCVTIGQLKDSMVNCGSRAIWCPTSDTFTEYIYKNRSLFAVCILFAVYKE; the protein is encoded by the exons ATGCAG AAAGAGGAGAAACAATGGAAAGGACCACAAGAAAAAAGCAAAACCACCCTCAGAAGTAAAACATCCAAGGAAGACGCTCAAAGAAAAAGCAGCACCTCGTCATTAAATCCCatgcaaaagaaaattaaagaaccGCTAAAGAAGGAACCAACAAGCCAAAAGTTAGCAGAAGTCAAAGCCGAGCAGTTCATCTACCAGTCCGTCCCAGAAAGACGCTTCTCCAGAGACCGGGCGTATGAAATAATAAAACGCATTGTCGACGAAAGACTGGAGACGGTCGAGTACAGCTGCGCATGCGCGGTTACCGCCAAAGAGCTCTCCGACTGCATTAAAGCGGCAGTAAAGAAGTTAATGTACGATCGATATAAACTAGTCTGTTGTGTGACCATCGGACAACTGAAGGACTCGATGGTGAACTGCGGCAGTAGAGCCATCTGGTGTCCCACTTCTGACACTTTTACTGAATATATCTATAAAAACAGATCTTTATTTGCTGTCTGCATCTTGTTTGCGGTGTATAAAGAGTAG